Proteins from a genomic interval of Oceanispirochaeta crateris:
- a CDS encoding ABC transporter substrate-binding protein — translation MYSNKKKIMSIFLSLIFSFTISAAGQNDKEELKEINISYVKAPFNLQIMVMKEKGLLEQEFAEDGILIKWHEISSGAKQAEAMAAGSLEIASVMNTASVIIANSAGNNIDIVDIVSRPLDTFTIMTLEDGPQTIKELSGKTVAGPKGTVLHQLLESVIQKEELEDVSLISMGLPQSQTALLAGQVDAALLAASLVLKTQDAGGRILTTSSGYVQPLLVSASPRRFIEAYPEVIERYKKVQAKSYDYIVNNTEEALMIGAAQQDVSMDYARNLYERSGITNSFTQQDVQGLLNDITFLKNLEMIENDITPDDLTSELLNVQ, via the coding sequence ATGTACTCCAACAAGAAAAAAATAATGTCTATCTTTCTATCTCTTATTTTCAGTTTCACAATATCTGCTGCTGGACAGAATGACAAAGAGGAACTGAAAGAAATTAACATCTCCTATGTAAAAGCTCCTTTTAACCTACAGATTATGGTTATGAAAGAGAAAGGGTTGCTGGAACAAGAATTTGCCGAAGATGGAATCTTGATCAAATGGCATGAAATCTCTTCCGGTGCCAAACAGGCAGAAGCAATGGCCGCTGGCTCACTTGAAATAGCCTCAGTTATGAACACGGCTTCTGTTATTATTGCGAATTCTGCCGGAAACAATATTGATATCGTTGATATAGTTAGCCGCCCCCTAGATACATTTACAATAATGACCTTAGAGGATGGACCTCAAACAATTAAAGAATTGAGCGGCAAAACAGTAGCCGGCCCCAAAGGAACGGTACTCCATCAGCTTTTGGAATCGGTGATTCAAAAAGAAGAGCTAGAAGATGTAAGCCTTATATCAATGGGCCTTCCTCAATCACAGACTGCTCTTCTTGCTGGACAGGTCGATGCAGCACTCCTGGCAGCGTCTCTTGTTTTAAAAACCCAGGATGCCGGAGGCCGGATTCTAACAACAAGCAGTGGCTATGTACAGCCTCTTTTGGTTAGTGCCTCCCCCCGCAGGTTTATCGAAGCTTATCCGGAGGTAATTGAACGTTATAAGAAAGTTCAAGCGAAAAGCTATGACTATATTGTTAATAACACTGAAGAAGCCCTGATGATTGGTGCCGCTCAGCAGGATGTTTCTATGGACTATGCCAGAAATCTCTATGAAAGAAGCGGCATAACAAACAGTTTTACGCAACAGGATGTGCAGGGGCTTCTGAATGACATAACTTTTCTCAAAAATCTCGAAATGATAGAAAATGACATCACTCCAGATGACTTAACCAGTGAGTTACTTAATGTTCAATAG
- a CDS encoding ABC transporter permease — translation MQTSTVKKISGLARLILPGLILMLWAVASHNEWVHPYLLPSPSRVAKAAWSLLSKGELTMHLGVSLRRVLTGFTITMCIAVPLSILIHFLGWLKTLTKGSLEFLRSIPPLSAIPLLILWFGIGEASKIAVIVMASFFPVFLNVLSGLNNVDENWLELADSLQLTRTDYLKAVLIPSALPAILTGIQLGISYSWRALMGAEMIAAASGVGYLILDSQEMGRIDRVFVGIFTLGICGIILDRVLMKIFNSCIPWQNLEAGKTW, via the coding sequence ATGCAGACCTCCACAGTTAAAAAAATCTCAGGATTGGCCAGGCTTATTTTACCTGGCCTCATCCTCATGCTCTGGGCTGTCGCATCCCACAATGAGTGGGTTCATCCCTACCTTCTGCCTTCACCCAGCCGCGTTGCAAAAGCAGCTTGGTCATTGCTATCAAAGGGAGAATTAACGATGCATCTGGGAGTCAGCCTACGAAGAGTTTTAACAGGGTTTACGATTACCATGTGTATAGCTGTCCCTCTAAGCATATTAATCCATTTTCTGGGATGGCTAAAAACACTGACGAAGGGAAGTCTTGAGTTTCTCCGTTCTATACCGCCTCTTTCAGCGATTCCTCTCCTCATCCTATGGTTTGGAATTGGAGAAGCCTCAAAAATTGCCGTGATTGTGATGGCATCTTTTTTCCCGGTTTTCCTGAATGTTCTTAGCGGTCTAAATAATGTCGATGAAAACTGGTTGGAATTGGCAGACTCTCTGCAACTGACCAGAACCGATTATCTAAAAGCTGTTTTGATACCTTCGGCCTTACCAGCCATTCTCACTGGAATACAGCTGGGTATTAGCTATAGCTGGCGGGCCTTGATGGGTGCAGAAATGATTGCGGCGGCCTCAGGAGTGGGTTACCTTATCCTTGATTCTCAAGAAATGGGCCGGATAGACCGCGTCTTTGTAGGAATTTTCACTTTGGGAATCTGTGGAATTATATTAGACAGGGTACTAATGAAAATCTTTAACAGTTGCATCCCCTGGCAAAACCTTGAGGCGGGAAAAACATGGTAG
- a CDS encoding ABC transporter ATP-binding protein, translating into MVAPRIRVENLNKVFQHSHTTFKAIDNLNLDIPPGKITALVGDSGCGKTTLLKLLAGLLKPDSGHIIQDNHSSSPAVMFQDPRLLPWKTVEENLLLALKRTQNNELEKSVKRTRVKEALELVNLKSWSHSYPEELSGGMAQRISLARALCQKKGFLLMDEPFSALDAITREKLQIELKGIQEKLGNTILFITHDISEAIFLADKVCVMRKGKLTGEVICSEGKDCSLKIHKLLGFY; encoded by the coding sequence ATGGTAGCTCCCCGGATTCGTGTAGAAAACCTCAACAAGGTCTTTCAACACTCCCATACTACTTTTAAAGCTATAGATAATTTAAACCTCGATATCCCACCTGGAAAGATTACTGCCCTTGTTGGCGATAGCGGTTGTGGTAAAACAACATTACTGAAACTCCTGGCGGGGCTTCTCAAACCAGATAGCGGCCACATTATACAAGATAATCATAGCAGCTCACCGGCAGTGATGTTCCAAGATCCAAGACTTCTTCCATGGAAAACAGTAGAAGAAAATCTTTTACTGGCTCTTAAACGGACCCAAAATAATGAATTAGAGAAGAGTGTAAAACGGACTCGAGTCAAGGAAGCTCTGGAGTTAGTCAACTTAAAATCATGGAGTCATAGTTATCCGGAAGAATTATCTGGAGGCATGGCTCAGAGGATCAGTCTTGCCAGAGCCTTATGTCAAAAAAAAGGATTCCTTCTTATGGATGAACCCTTTTCTGCTCTGGATGCCATCACCCGGGAAAAACTTCAGATAGAGTTAAAAGGTATTCAGGAAAAACTGGGAAATACTATTTTATTTATTACACACGATATCTCTGAAGCTATTTTCTTGGCAGACAAGGTTTGTGTGATGAGAAAGGGCAAATTGACAGGAGAAGTCATCTGCAGTGAGGGCAAAGACTGTTCCCTTAAAATTCATAAACTGCTGGGCTTCTATTAG
- a CDS encoding DUF2023 family protein, which produces MQVFSHHLYEYKKGLRRLVLHTCPLAEIQFVEAKLMKEEIPYLLHEVNSRKFNVFFGEDVCISVLKNFKTLQLNKLTDQEDFILGTLLGYDLKLQCLRFLERIEDQEMNANNAIEAK; this is translated from the coding sequence ATGCAGGTATTCAGTCATCATTTATATGAATATAAAAAAGGTCTCAGACGTTTGGTTCTTCACACCTGTCCTTTGGCAGAAATACAATTTGTAGAAGCGAAACTTATGAAAGAAGAGATTCCTTACCTGCTTCATGAGGTAAACAGCCGGAAATTCAATGTGTTTTTCGGTGAGGACGTTTGTATATCCGTATTGAAAAACTTCAAGACACTCCAATTGAATAAGCTCACAGACCAAGAGGACTTTATTTTAGGAACATTACTGGGATACGACCTGAAACTTCAGTGTTTACGTTTCCTTGAACGAATCGAAGATCAAGAGATGAATGCCAACAATGCCATAGAGGCAAAATAA
- a CDS encoding flavodoxin, protein MTAVVYGSSTGNTEEVAGKTAAALGNADVLAVSDCDADKLKGYDRLILGTSTWGIGDLQDDWDEKLEILSQLDYSGKTVALFGLGDQEGYSDSFVDAMAPLKKEILAAGGTLKGKWPVEGYEFSSSASVEDDSFIGLALDEDNQSNLTDERIKLWVSSL, encoded by the coding sequence ATGACAGCAGTTGTTTATGGATCAAGTACGGGCAATACAGAAGAGGTTGCTGGTAAAACAGCCGCAGCACTCGGTAATGCAGATGTCTTAGCAGTTAGTGATTGTGATGCTGATAAACTGAAGGGCTATGATAGATTAATATTGGGTACATCAACCTGGGGAATCGGTGATTTACAGGATGACTGGGATGAAAAACTGGAAATACTGAGCCAGCTTGACTACAGTGGAAAAACTGTAGCCCTATTTGGATTAGGCGACCAGGAAGGTTATTCTGATTCCTTTGTTGATGCCATGGCGCCCCTTAAAAAAGAAATACTTGCTGCAGGAGGAACCCTTAAAGGAAAATGGCCTGTAGAGGGTTATGAATTCAGTAGTTCAGCTTCTGTGGAAGATGATTCTTTTATTGGTTTAGCACTGGATGAGGACAACCAGTCGAATCTCACTGACGAAAGAATTAAACTCTGGGTTTCCAGTCTATAG
- a CDS encoding DUF3299 domain-containing protein: MIKVYLLLFLFVLFSCSKEQIPSIEKSQVASIESKADSVEADIPSPIPSEPTGPQTTEDKIPTDNSESIPVTETLEETEDGYRMITWWDLFSKPEFLYYKEMEAAYEADPNFYPSSLPPAPGINSGISGLKVRIPGFIVGVDTDPDNFSKISSFLFVPYQGACIHVPPPPTNQTIFSTFEESFQSDPYTPYWLYGTIYTEEGDNGIAAYSYTLVGDRLEIYTE; this comes from the coding sequence ATGATAAAAGTATATCTTCTCTTATTTTTATTCGTTCTTTTTTCATGTTCAAAAGAACAAATTCCTTCGATAGAAAAATCTCAAGTTGCCTCAATAGAATCCAAAGCGGATTCTGTTGAGGCAGACATTCCTTCACCTATCCCCTCTGAACCCACGGGGCCCCAAACCACAGAGGATAAGATCCCTACTGATAATTCCGAATCTATTCCTGTTACAGAAACATTGGAAGAAACAGAAGATGGCTATAGAATGATTACATGGTGGGATCTTTTCTCAAAACCAGAATTCCTGTATTACAAAGAGATGGAAGCCGCATACGAAGCCGATCCAAATTTTTACCCTTCGTCTTTACCTCCAGCTCCTGGTATTAATTCTGGTATAAGTGGATTAAAGGTTCGCATTCCTGGTTTTATTGTGGGAGTTGATACTGATCCGGACAATTTTTCCAAGATCAGTTCCTTTTTATTCGTGCCTTATCAAGGTGCCTGCATCCATGTTCCACCTCCACCAACGAATCAAACTATCTTTTCTACTTTTGAGGAGTCCTTTCAATCTGATCCTTATACTCCCTACTGGCTTTATGGAACAATCTATACGGAGGAAGGTGATAATGGAATAGCCGCTTATTCCTATACTTTGGTTGGGGACAGGTTAGAAATTTATACAGAGTAG
- a CDS encoding ABC transporter permease, whose product MFKLAFQSLINRKNVLILIYISLTLSVLLFLGVQRVKDISKNSFSRTISGTDLIIGARTGQVNLILYSVFHIGNAVNNMGYDSYLDLTQHDDVAWSVPLSLGDSHKGFRVVGTTVDYFYYYTYGKKTPLEFAEGEEFKDLFSVVLGAAVAHDLGYEIGDSIVVNHGAGTVTLSSHDNMPFYVSGILEPTGTPVDKSLFIPLEGISAIHIGWETGVQARNVTKEQALRVDLTPKSITAALVGLQNRGSAFRYQREVNNYSKEPLLAILPGAALYELWSLMGVAEKALTFLSGAVVLIGLISLLSAQLAVLNQRRREMALLRSLGATPGRIFFMLFMESTIMTAAGCLSGLGLLYLLQIVTFRLFRTSGFYLDLTAPSSREWFLLAITLVAGILTGLIPAIATYKKSLSDGMSIRS is encoded by the coding sequence ATGTTTAAATTAGCCTTTCAGAGTTTGATCAACAGAAAGAATGTTCTGATATTAATCTATATCTCTCTTACATTGAGTGTCCTGCTGTTTCTGGGGGTTCAAAGAGTAAAAGACATCAGCAAAAATAGTTTTTCCCGTACAATTTCTGGTACAGATTTAATCATAGGAGCCCGAACAGGACAGGTCAATTTAATCCTTTATTCCGTTTTTCACATAGGGAATGCGGTTAATAATATGGGGTATGATTCTTACCTAGACCTTACTCAACATGATGATGTTGCCTGGTCTGTTCCCCTTTCTCTGGGAGATTCTCATAAGGGATTTCGAGTTGTCGGTACGACTGTCGATTATTTTTATTACTATACATATGGAAAGAAAACTCCTTTAGAATTTGCCGAAGGAGAGGAATTCAAAGATCTCTTTTCTGTTGTCCTTGGTGCTGCGGTAGCTCATGATTTAGGGTATGAGATAGGGGATTCAATCGTTGTCAATCATGGTGCTGGTACCGTTACACTTTCAAGCCATGACAATATGCCGTTTTATGTTTCAGGGATTCTTGAACCGACAGGAACTCCTGTTGATAAAAGCCTTTTTATACCCTTAGAGGGTATAAGCGCCATCCATATAGGATGGGAAACAGGTGTACAGGCAAGGAATGTTACAAAAGAACAAGCATTAAGAGTAGATTTGACACCGAAGAGCATCACAGCAGCTCTTGTAGGTCTCCAAAACAGAGGTTCCGCTTTTCGGTATCAGAGAGAAGTCAATAATTACAGTAAGGAACCTCTTTTAGCCATCCTTCCAGGGGCGGCCCTCTATGAATTATGGAGTCTTATGGGGGTAGCAGAAAAAGCTTTAACCTTTTTATCAGGGGCTGTCGTACTGATTGGTCTCATTTCATTGCTATCTGCTCAGTTGGCCGTGTTAAATCAACGGAGAAGGGAAATGGCTCTGCTTCGATCCCTGGGGGCTACTCCAGGGCGGATCTTTTTTATGCTCTTTATGGAATCAACAATAATGACTGCTGCTGGATGTCTTTCTGGATTGGGACTACTATATCTTCTACAAATCGTTACTTTCCGTCTATTTAGAACCTCTGGTTTCTACCTGGATTTAACGGCCCCCTCTTCAAGAGAATGGTTTCTACTTGCTATCACTCTTGTCGCTGGAATTCTTACAGGTCTGATACCGGCAATTGCCACGTACAAAAAGTCGTTAAGTGACGGCATGTCCATCAGGAGTTGA
- a CDS encoding ABC transporter ATP-binding protein, which yields MIHLENAQFAWPNEHAVIEIKNFSINKGEKVFLKGSSGSGKTTLLSLITGIQTVQSGLLVVRGLELKKLKPHKRDLFRGDHIGYIFQQFNLLPWLSVEDNILAPILFSKVKRQKENGHHHEKVAELLNELSLDVDIKKQARNLSIGQQQRVAVARALIGNPEIIIADEPTSALDGDRRNDFMNLLFSECEKRDSTLLVVSHDSTIASRFNRVEELENINGGFHV from the coding sequence ATGATCCACCTGGAAAATGCTCAATTTGCATGGCCAAATGAACACGCTGTAATCGAAATAAAGAATTTTTCTATTAACAAAGGAGAAAAAGTTTTTTTAAAAGGAAGCAGTGGTAGCGGGAAAACCACCCTTTTATCGCTTATCACTGGGATACAAACTGTTCAGTCAGGACTTTTGGTTGTTCGAGGTTTAGAGTTAAAAAAATTGAAACCTCATAAAAGAGATTTATTCCGGGGGGATCATATTGGTTATATTTTTCAACAGTTTAACCTCCTTCCCTGGTTGTCAGTAGAAGATAATATTTTAGCCCCAATCCTTTTTTCTAAAGTAAAGAGACAAAAAGAGAATGGTCATCATCATGAGAAAGTGGCGGAGCTTCTCAACGAACTATCTTTAGATGTTGATATAAAAAAGCAAGCAAGAAACTTGAGCATTGGACAGCAACAGAGAGTCGCAGTAGCCAGGGCCCTCATTGGTAATCCCGAAATTATCATTGCTGATGAACCAACCTCCGCACTTGATGGAGATCGTCGGAATGATTTTATGAACCTTCTGTTCAGCGAATGTGAAAAAAGGGACTCTACTCTTCTTGTTGTTAGTCATGATTCGACTATCGCATCAAGATTTAACCGAGTTGAAGAACTTGAAAACATTAATGGAGGTTTTCATGTTTAA
- a CDS encoding ZrgA family zinc uptake protein: MIKKNIAFLLILLCSVLSVSANETHEHGAHEHGVGQMQILVEDLQIEIVVDLPGADFIGFEHQNLTDEEEAVIQDKIDDLKASSNDLINFGTKRSMPVLLKHLHIEKSGHEEEHHEGHEHMEFKLYFTYTLENTDNLRSVQFNNFFKAFPTLSEIRWIMINDSGQAAGELNPSSSRIRF, from the coding sequence ATGATAAAGAAAAATATAGCATTCCTCCTCATTCTACTATGCTCGGTTCTGTCTGTTTCAGCGAATGAAACACACGAACACGGAGCGCACGAACATGGTGTGGGGCAGATGCAGATTCTTGTGGAAGATTTGCAGATTGAAATTGTCGTTGACTTACCAGGTGCCGATTTTATTGGGTTTGAGCATCAAAATCTAACAGATGAAGAAGAAGCTGTAATTCAAGATAAAATAGATGATTTAAAGGCTTCAAGTAACGACCTAATCAACTTCGGAACTAAACGCTCAATGCCGGTTCTTTTGAAACATCTCCACATAGAAAAGTCTGGGCATGAAGAAGAGCACCATGAAGGTCATGAACATATGGAGTTTAAACTGTATTTTACTTATACCCTTGAAAATACTGATAATCTTAGAAGTGTTCAGTTTAATAATTTTTTCAAGGCTTTTCCGACACTCTCAGAGATCCGTTGGATTATGATCAATGACTCAGGTCAAGCCGCAGGAGAACTAAATCCTTCAAGCAGCCGTATCCGTTTCTGA
- a CDS encoding metal ABC transporter solute-binding protein, Zn/Mn family — translation MKIRSFLFHFIFLIVFSAASWADVISSALGELDPENAGFYANNAEISTGKLAELIEEVNEHEVPAIFVGNTSGEMVQELAKVLKSEVDHPLEILTIMTGSLADEEPGVNYLSFIRYNINQIAKGMGSDS, via the coding sequence ATGAAAATACGATCTTTTCTTTTCCATTTTATTTTCCTGATCGTTTTCTCTGCTGCTTCTTGGGCAGACGTCATTAGCAGTGCTCTTGGAGAACTTGATCCGGAAAATGCCGGGTTTTACGCAAATAATGCAGAAATCTCTACAGGAAAATTAGCAGAGCTGATTGAAGAGGTTAATGAGCATGAAGTTCCAGCCATATTTGTTGGAAATACTTCAGGAGAGATGGTCCAGGAGCTGGCTAAAGTATTAAAAAGTGAAGTGGATCATCCCCTGGAAATCCTTACCATCATGACTGGATCTCTTGCAGATGAGGAACCAGGTGTTAATTACCTCAGCTTTATCCGCTACAATATAAATCAAATTGCTAAAGGAATGGGCTCTGATTCCTAA
- a CDS encoding transcriptional repressor: MTNKRQAILDLIQNSSQPLNPGQIFEDVKSKMNLTTVYRGLQYLEEEKYISSFVFYCENRGMERYYASKNLAHAHYMHCRKCHSFFPVSYCPLDNTFKQQKEINGFLVEEHTISFKGLCKSCR; the protein is encoded by the coding sequence GTGACTAATAAAAGACAAGCCATTTTAGATCTGATTCAGAATTCTAGTCAGCCCCTAAATCCGGGACAGATCTTTGAAGATGTAAAATCTAAAATGAATCTTACAACAGTATATCGGGGACTCCAATATCTTGAAGAAGAGAAATATATCTCATCTTTTGTATTCTATTGTGAGAATAGAGGGATGGAGCGATATTACGCTTCCAAAAATTTGGCGCATGCACACTACATGCACTGTAGAAAATGCCATTCTTTTTTTCCGGTGTCCTATTGTCCTCTGGATAATACTTTTAAGCAACAAAAAGAAATTAATGGGTTTTTAGTAGAAGAACATACGATTTCTTTTAAAGGTTTATGCAAATCTTGCAGGTGA
- a CDS encoding extracellular solute-binding protein, protein MRKFCYVLICFLVLACNGKKNEPLLLSFYSDANYVNYPQDGGRGRVVISEKAQKEGINIDFVREYIPQNEYRAVLEQNLLLETSAMAFPIHKDQIQNLAELGLILPLTKYLARMPHYISKLKDSSLDNYIYNGDLYALPRVSRPEGFNGYNTRNGWAIRTDWLESLNLDMPETLEDLEDVLRQFTEMDPDQNGMDDTYGLSLDFNHSMLWGAFGLSYSENFENWILDGESLIHTTTHPQVENILKLYHSWYEKGYISPESFIQTGLAIQSKANVGISSISVWNLNRLNVTWKNEGKSSHLAIMLPVIGPEGDRGYDNDPFLSNGLAISANLSEVEVDGLIRFLDWICDDSEEGGFYTVSYGIEGEHYILDKENNRINLLSTYDDLYKTGFSNPVRFISVIDRRWITSQELLDNIEILNDPENLVNEDHIYKFVLENDTKLKLQKRWEQTMVSIITGTADLSTWHDYVELFNKEIQDLP, encoded by the coding sequence ATGAGAAAGTTTTGTTATGTCCTAATTTGCTTTCTTGTGCTGGCTTGTAATGGTAAGAAAAATGAACCACTTCTCCTCAGTTTTTATTCAGATGCAAACTATGTGAATTATCCACAGGATGGCGGCAGGGGAAGAGTTGTAATCTCTGAGAAAGCTCAAAAAGAGGGGATAAACATAGATTTTGTCAGGGAATACATTCCACAGAATGAGTATAGAGCAGTCCTGGAGCAAAATCTCCTATTGGAAACTAGTGCTATGGCGTTTCCAATACACAAAGACCAAATTCAGAATCTTGCAGAACTGGGATTGATTTTACCTCTTACAAAATATCTCGCAAGAATGCCTCACTATATATCAAAGCTTAAAGATAGTTCACTAGACAATTATATTTACAACGGTGATCTCTATGCATTACCCAGAGTCAGCAGACCTGAAGGATTTAATGGTTATAATACTAGGAATGGTTGGGCCATTCGTACAGACTGGTTAGAAAGTCTAAATCTGGATATGCCTGAAACCCTTGAAGATCTTGAGGATGTATTGAGGCAATTCACCGAGATGGACCCGGATCAGAATGGAATGGATGATACATACGGATTGAGTTTGGATTTTAACCACTCAATGCTCTGGGGAGCCTTTGGTTTGTCCTATTCTGAAAATTTTGAAAATTGGATTCTGGATGGAGAATCCTTGATACATACGACCACTCATCCCCAGGTTGAAAATATCTTAAAACTTTACCATTCCTGGTATGAAAAGGGGTATATCAGCCCTGAAAGTTTTATACAGACTGGATTGGCAATCCAGTCAAAAGCCAATGTAGGCATCTCCTCAATATCTGTCTGGAACCTTAATAGACTCAATGTAACATGGAAAAATGAAGGGAAATCAAGCCATCTGGCAATAATGCTTCCGGTGATAGGCCCTGAAGGAGATCGTGGTTACGACAATGATCCTTTTTTAAGTAATGGATTGGCCATATCTGCAAATTTATCAGAAGTAGAAGTTGATGGATTAATTCGTTTTTTAGATTGGATCTGTGATGATTCAGAAGAGGGAGGTTTTTACACAGTAAGCTATGGAATCGAAGGAGAACATTACATCCTTGATAAGGAAAATAATAGAATTAATCTACTCAGTACTTATGATGATTTATACAAAACTGGATTTTCAAACCCTGTAAGATTTATTAGTGTCATTGATAGGAGATGGATCACATCCCAAGAGTTGCTGGATAATATAGAAATACTCAATGATCCAGAAAATCTGGTGAATGAAGACCATATATATAAGTTTGTTCTTGAGAATGATACAAAACTGAAACTCCAAAAAAGATGGGAACAAACGATGGTTTCTATTATTACAGGGACTGCAGATCTTTCAACTTGGCATGATTATGTTGAATTATTCAATAAAGAGATCCAGGATCTGCCATGA
- a CDS encoding HD-GYP domain-containing protein, with product MKSLQFKNLRYLKLKSFKKRFLVMMGIIIFSQIIIISVIQVSSIENRKRINIQDDVYRVIDGLNRLKAYSLHLNSTRALKSIYPAWSLSSKSFTMQMSQHISNNENLKNELKRTGLDFSLDRFLTSWEALESQLSIVNTQLRKMEHDNNPYWHKSLLDLNLDQSDLYSKYMIKDTREEISNLNSLISEVFQNQLEKLYYELSNSNKRQYKIIDLTNLVTILVTSIIMNIILLLVLTSILHKQDILNKQSEDTMEATILALAHQAEIRDNDTGRHIERTAIYVELLAKELRKGHKFSAYITDEYITALKKSAPLHDIGKVGIRDEILNKPGKLTVDEFDVMKKHAIHGAETLKIASHKLSFNSYLTIAIRLTRHHHEKWNGQGYPDGLAGEEIPISARIMAVADVYDALRSKRVYKPAYSHTKSREIIISESGKYFDPDLVECFLKIEDQIKEISIRFQDY from the coding sequence GTGAAATCTCTTCAATTCAAGAATCTTAGATATCTCAAGCTCAAGTCTTTTAAGAAAAGATTCCTCGTTATGATGGGAATCATCATTTTTTCTCAGATAATCATCATCTCCGTAATACAGGTTTCATCCATTGAAAATAGAAAAAGAATCAATATTCAGGATGATGTGTATCGAGTCATTGATGGTTTGAACCGATTAAAAGCATATTCTCTGCACCTTAATTCTACCAGAGCCTTGAAAAGTATATACCCTGCCTGGTCTCTCTCTTCCAAGAGTTTCACTATGCAGATGTCACAGCATATATCGAATAATGAGAATCTTAAAAATGAGTTAAAAAGAACAGGATTAGATTTTTCTTTGGATCGATTTTTGACAAGTTGGGAGGCTTTGGAGTCACAGCTCTCAATTGTGAATACCCAGTTAAGAAAAATGGAACACGACAATAATCCATATTGGCATAAATCTTTGCTGGATCTGAATTTAGATCAATCAGATTTGTATTCCAAATATATGATTAAGGATACAAGAGAAGAGATTAGTAATTTGAACTCTTTGATTAGCGAGGTCTTTCAAAATCAGCTGGAGAAATTATACTACGAATTGTCTAATTCAAATAAACGGCAATATAAGATTATCGATCTAACCAATCTTGTTACCATTTTGGTCACATCAATTATAATGAACATCATCCTTCTACTGGTACTCACCTCAATTTTGCATAAGCAGGATATTCTCAACAAACAGAGTGAAGATACAATGGAAGCTACGATTCTGGCGCTGGCACATCAGGCAGAAATTAGAGATAATGACACTGGAAGACATATTGAAAGAACAGCCATCTATGTTGAGCTGCTCGCTAAAGAACTGAGGAAAGGTCATAAATTTTCAGCGTATATTACTGATGAATACATTACTGCATTAAAGAAATCTGCACCTCTTCATGATATAGGGAAAGTGGGAATAAGGGATGAAATATTAAATAAGCCTGGAAAATTGACCGTAGATGAATTTGACGTAATGAAAAAGCATGCGATCCACGGCGCAGAGACACTTAAAATTGCTTCCCACAAGCTATCATTCAATTCATACTTAACGATTGCCATACGATTAACCAGACATCATCATGAAAAATGGAATGGTCAAGGTTATCCTGATGGATTGGCAGGAGAGGAGATTCCTATTTCCGCCAGAATCATGGCGGTAGCAGATGTTTATGATGCTCTCAGATCCAAACGTGTATATAAACCAGCGTATTCTCATACTAAAAGCAGAGAAATCATCATCTCCGAATCGGGAAAATATTTTGATCCCGATCTTGTGGAATGCTTTTTAAAAATTGAGGATCAAATAAAAGAGATTTCAATAAGATTTCAAGACTATTGA
- a CDS encoding DUF1847 domain-containing protein, with amino-acid sequence MQTNIDYSDMSSNRIEEIFNFARGINFKRIGIAYCITFSYEAQILKKYFEPHFDVFKVDCKYGRITQKDVLGGRSNRILCNPAGQADYLNQQKTELNISMGLCVGHDMIFSKKSDALVTNLFDKDFTNNNNPSKAIADLQR; translated from the coding sequence ATGCAAACCAATATTGACTATTCCGATATGAGTTCAAACCGTATAGAAGAAATATTTAACTTTGCCAGAGGAATCAATTTCAAACGGATAGGAATCGCTTACTGCATCACATTTTCATATGAGGCTCAGATATTGAAAAAATATTTTGAACCTCATTTTGATGTTTTTAAAGTTGATTGTAAATATGGAAGAATAACCCAAAAAGATGTTCTCGGTGGACGCAGTAATAGGATTCTTTGTAATCCTGCTGGCCAAGCGGATTACCTGAACCAACAAAAAACAGAGCTGAACATCTCTATGGGCCTATGCGTTGGCCATGATATGATATTCAGCAAAAAATCTGATGCTTTGGTGACAAATCTCTTTGATAAAGATTTTACAAATAATAACAACCCATCAAAAGCAATTGCAGATCTCCAGCGCTAA